A window of Sulfurimonas gotlandica GD1 contains these coding sequences:
- a CDS encoding M23 family metallopeptidase produces the protein MRRRNGKSSLGVKLIFALVIAGAVYVYSSAMFEREVPNINLHSNGYWNLKKPLKIDIDDSSGVKSYSVILKSKDDENTLHYEQFITPKGSISIEVEPPRSAYAMKDKSIKIIVQATDASKWNFLKGNTSIKEFELKIDKNRPELSIISNSYKIKQGGAALVIFKVSDDNLKEFYIQTNYDKKFKAQPFYKEGYYISLLAWPVVHQNFKATIIANDFADNSSKVYIPLYIKTKKYRISNIKLNDSFLKGKIAQLAEEFAETQGVEDSIEQFKIINEDVRAKNEKLIHEITSKVSDEMINDFKINKMYPLKNAQVVASFGDHRKYSYEGNNISESYHLGLDLASNAQAQIKPQNSGKVVYSDYNGLYGNMPIIHHGLGLYTLYGHCSSVNVNSGDFANIKENIANTGKSGYAMGDHLHFGVLIQGVEVRPAEWMDQEWMKLNISDVIKNAKEIIDRS, from the coding sequence TTGAGAAGAAGAAACGGTAAGTCTTCGCTAGGTGTTAAGTTAATATTCGCTTTAGTAATAGCAGGTGCTGTGTATGTATATAGTTCTGCAATGTTTGAAAGAGAAGTTCCAAATATAAACCTACATTCTAATGGATATTGGAATTTAAAAAAGCCACTTAAAATAGATATAGATGATAGTAGCGGTGTTAAATCATATAGTGTGATTTTAAAAAGCAAAGATGATGAAAATACTCTACATTATGAGCAATTCATAACACCAAAAGGTTCAATAAGTATAGAAGTTGAACCGCCAAGAAGTGCATACGCTATGAAAGACAAAAGTATTAAAATAATTGTTCAGGCTACAGATGCAAGCAAGTGGAACTTTTTAAAGGGCAATACATCAATCAAAGAGTTTGAACTTAAAATTGATAAAAATAGACCAGAGTTATCAATAATCAGTAATTCATATAAGATTAAACAAGGTGGTGCAGCACTAGTTATTTTTAAAGTTAGTGATGATAATTTAAAAGAGTTTTATATCCAAACAAATTACGATAAAAAGTTTAAAGCACAACCTTTTTACAAAGAAGGATACTATATCTCTTTATTAGCGTGGCCAGTGGTACACCAGAATTTTAAAGCTACTATCATTGCGAATGATTTTGCGGATAACAGTTCAAAGGTTTATATTCCGCTGTACATTAAAACAAAGAAATATAGAATATCAAATATAAAGTTAAATGATTCATTTTTAAAAGGAAAAATCGCCCAACTTGCTGAAGAGTTTGCCGAGACTCAAGGAGTTGAAGATTCTATAGAGCAGTTTAAGATTATAAACGAAGATGTGAGAGCTAAAAATGAGAAGTTGATTCATGAAATAACTTCTAAAGTATCCGATGAAATGATAAACGATTTTAAGATTAACAAGATGTATCCACTTAAAAATGCACAAGTCGTTGCTTCATTTGGAGATCATAGAAAATACTCTTACGAGGGTAATAATATTAGTGAATCATATCACTTAGGACTTGATTTGGCAAGTAACGCTCAAGCTCAGATTAAACCACAAAATAGCGGTAAAGTTGTATATTCTGATTATAATGGTTTATATGGAAATATGCCTATTATTCATCATGGACTTGGACTTTACACACTTTATGGACACTGTTCAAGTGTAAATGTAAACAGTGGTGATTTTGCAAATATTAAAGAGAATATAGCAAATACTGGTAAAAGTGGCTATGCTATGGGAGATCACTTGCACTTTGGTGTTTTAATCCAAGGAGTTGAAGTTCGCCCTGCAGAGTGGATGGATCAAGAGTGGATGAAGTTAAATATAAGTGATGTTATTAAAAATGCTAAAGAAATTATAGATAGAAGCTAA
- the lpxC gene encoding UDP-3-O-acyl-N-acetylglucosamine deacetylase, with amino-acid sequence MYQTTIKKAVELVGIGLHKGTPVRLRLEPLESNSGIVFYRSDVDVAIALTPENVVDTKMATVIGKDGIVISTIEHMLSAVYAYGLDNLKVIVDADEIPVMDGSSASFCMLLDEAGIKELDKPKRIMRIKKEIIVQEGEKYVKLSPSPDLKYDFTIKFAHPVINKQEYVLEFTKESYKNEIARARTFGFLHEVQYLRSKGLALGGTLENAIVLDDKKILNPEGLRFPDEFVRHKILDAIGDMSLIGMNFIGNYEAMAGSHDLNHKLTVELLKNPENYEIIELVGEKTAELEKAYA; translated from the coding sequence ATGTATCAAACTACTATAAAAAAAGCTGTTGAGTTAGTTGGAATTGGATTGCACAAGGGAACGCCCGTTCGCCTAAGACTTGAACCGTTAGAGTCAAATAGTGGAATAGTTTTTTACAGAAGTGACGTAGATGTCGCAATCGCACTAACACCAGAAAATGTAGTTGATACTAAAATGGCGACTGTTATAGGAAAAGATGGCATAGTGATTTCTACCATAGAGCACATGTTATCCGCAGTTTATGCTTATGGACTTGATAACTTAAAAGTTATAGTAGATGCAGACGAAATTCCTGTTATGGATGGCAGTAGTGCAAGTTTTTGTATGCTATTAGATGAAGCTGGTATAAAAGAGTTAGATAAACCTAAAAGAATAATGCGTATAAAAAAAGAGATTATTGTTCAAGAAGGAGAGAAGTATGTAAAACTATCTCCGTCTCCAGATTTGAAATATGATTTTACAATCAAGTTCGCGCATCCAGTTATTAATAAACAAGAGTATGTACTAGAGTTTACAAAAGAGAGTTATAAAAATGAGATAGCTAGAGCTAGAACATTTGGCTTTTTACATGAAGTACAGTATCTGCGTTCAAAAGGTTTAGCTCTTGGTGGAACATTAGAAAATGCTATTGTTCTAGATGATAAAAAGATATTAAATCCTGAAGGCTTAAGATTTCCAGATGAGTTTGTAAGACATAAAATCCTAGATGCTATAGGAGACATGTCTCTAATTGGTATGAACTTTATAGGTAATTATGAAGCAATGGCTGGGAGTCACGATTTAAATCATAAGTTAACAGTAGAGCTTTTAAAGAATCCTGAAAACTATGAAATAATTGAGCTAGTTGGAGAAAAAACTGCGGAATTAGAAAAAGCATATGCCTAA
- the thrB gene encoding homoserine kinase, with the protein MTISVPATSANLGPGFDSLGLAVDLRNEVEFHPSKFFSVSIKGEGENNPRLKGNNLFVSIFNDHYNRLTQKKQNFKFTFYNQIPMSRGLGSSSAVIVSAIASAHEAAGIRVSKRRILNHALFYESHPDNITPAVMGGFNAATVEKNKVFSQRKHLPTYLKAIVTIPNKPINTLKARTLLPKSYSKENAIYNLSHTALTVGAFFNEDWEMLKLAAQDRFHQKARMKVLPELFSVQKLAYESGALMSTLSGSGSTFFSMAYDEDSAMIANKLKQKFPDFIVKTLDFDNNGLVIER; encoded by the coding sequence TTGACAATAAGTGTACCAGCAACAAGTGCGAACCTAGGGCCAGGATTTGATTCTTTAGGTCTAGCAGTAGATTTACGTAATGAAGTAGAATTTCATCCATCAAAGTTTTTTAGTGTAAGTATTAAAGGTGAGGGTGAAAATAACCCAAGACTTAAAGGTAATAATCTTTTTGTTAGCATCTTTAATGATCACTATAATAGATTAACTCAGAAAAAACAAAATTTCAAATTTACTTTTTATAATCAGATTCCAATGTCTAGAGGACTTGGAAGCTCATCTGCAGTGATTGTTAGTGCAATAGCAAGTGCACATGAAGCAGCTGGAATCAGAGTTTCAAAAAGAAGAATTTTAAATCATGCACTTTTTTATGAGTCGCATCCAGATAATATCACACCTGCTGTTATGGGTGGATTTAATGCTGCGACAGTTGAAAAAAATAAGGTATTTTCACAAAGAAAGCATCTTCCAACATATTTAAAGGCAATTGTTACCATACCAAATAAACCAATTAATACATTAAAAGCTAGAACACTTTTACCAAAATCTTATTCTAAAGAAAATGCAATATATAATTTATCTCATACTGCTTTAACAGTTGGCGCATTTTTTAATGAAGATTGGGAAATGTTAAAGCTTGCAGCTCAAGACAGATTTCATCAAAAAGCTAGAATGAAAGTTCTTCCGGAACTTTTTTCTGTACAAAAGCTTGCATATGAAAGTGGCGCACTTATGAGCACACTATCAGGTAGTGGTTCAACATTTTTTTCAATGGCATATGATGAAGATTCAGCTATGATTGCAAACAAATTAAAGCAGAAATTTCCAGACTTTATTGTGAAAACTTTGGATTTTGATAACAATGGATTGGTAATAGAGAGATAA
- a CDS encoding DUF448 domain-containing protein, producing the protein MAKKLNQPIRMCVSCRERDTQDNLLRLQCIDGSIEIFKDIGRSFYLCENCIFEEKKVLKALMRQCKSGDKDKFTNKLKEIIADDRKS; encoded by the coding sequence ATGGCGAAAAAATTAAATCAACCTATTCGAATGTGCGTCTCTTGTAGAGAAAGAGACACTCAAGATAATCTGCTGAGGCTTCAATGTATTGACGGTTCAATAGAAATATTTAAAGATATTGGAAGAAGTTTTTATTTATGCGAAAATTGTATCTTTGAAGAAAAAAAAGTTTTAAAAGCACTGATGCGCCAATGCAAAAGTGGAGACAAAGATAAATTTACGAACAAACTAAAGGAGATCATCGCTGATGATAGAAAAAGTTAG
- the infB gene encoding translation initiation factor IF-2: protein MIEKVRVHEIAKELGIASKDVLEKAKKMGLEVKSAQSVVTMEQAEGLANFIMNGEVAAEPVKPVIIKAPTKAKSDTPKQEETPEVDEKVVQIKASKEVEVISEKEVTKEETPEEEVAKEEPKAKAEVKEESKAEIKENKTGSIKVVEPVITRQIKRTGLKIVKKKKPKVEETYEAPKKQVSSVSSYGKVSAEVLEELAQKKRSKQSSATAKKQEQGKRIEIFGGSMVEVSMDMDDQVVLLDLNSTERAPLPVEEARKPRAPKPAGRNANKKQAPRGRKVSRDKRKKYAKSTQEDEIITHVEIPEDIRVYEFAEALNRPISDIIKVLFDLGMMMTKNDFLGNDEIEILSEEFDVEVTIIDPKDEFTHNEEDIEEDPDATERAPVITIMGHVDHGKTSLLDAIREAKVTDGEAGGITQHIGAYTIEQNGKAITFIDTPGHAAFSHMRQRGTAITDIIVIVVAADDGVKPQTLEVIKLAKESGVPVIVALNKMDKETAQPDMVKGQMAEHGMNPVDWGGDIEFIPVSAKSGMGIDDLLENILITADVLELKANENALAKAVVVESSLEKGRGPVATVIVQNGTLKVGDYVVCGASYGRIKALVNEHGKQIKFLLPSHTAVVAGLNEVPASGEIMMTMSSDKEAKEYALKRHEYDRHKELSHSTKSTLEDMTSMIAEGKLKSLKVVLKTDVHGSLEAIRTSLNELRNDEVKINVISAGVGGITENDVELVSNSENCVLLGFNVRPTGSVKALAKQRNVDIRTYSIIYKLLDDITGMLTGMMAPKFTEENTGQAEVREVFKIPKGMVAGCVVVDGKLIRGGMVRVIRDGVVTYEGELTSLKRFKDDVDEIGNGYECGVVIKGYDDVVPGDILETFKKVEQKVSL from the coding sequence ATGATAGAAAAAGTTAGAGTACACGAAATTGCAAAAGAACTGGGTATAGCTTCTAAAGATGTTTTAGAAAAAGCAAAAAAAATGGGTCTTGAAGTAAAATCGGCACAAAGCGTAGTTACTATGGAGCAAGCAGAAGGGCTAGCAAACTTCATTATGAACGGTGAAGTGGCCGCTGAACCAGTAAAACCTGTAATAATAAAAGCACCTACTAAAGCAAAAAGTGATACTCCAAAACAAGAAGAAACTCCTGAAGTAGACGAAAAGGTTGTTCAGATAAAAGCTTCTAAAGAAGTTGAAGTGATTTCTGAGAAAGAAGTTACTAAAGAAGAAACTCCAGAAGAAGAAGTTGCTAAAGAAGAGCCTAAAGCTAAAGCAGAAGTAAAAGAAGAGTCTAAAGCTGAAATAAAAGAGAATAAGACAGGTTCTATTAAAGTTGTTGAACCAGTTATAACTCGTCAGATTAAAAGAACTGGACTTAAGATTGTTAAAAAGAAAAAACCAAAAGTAGAAGAGACTTATGAAGCACCAAAAAAACAGGTGTCCTCAGTCTCTTCTTATGGTAAGGTAAGTGCTGAAGTTTTAGAAGAGTTGGCTCAAAAGAAAAGATCTAAACAGAGTAGTGCTACTGCTAAAAAGCAAGAGCAAGGTAAGCGTATTGAAATATTTGGCGGATCAATGGTTGAAGTATCTATGGATATGGATGATCAAGTAGTTCTTCTTGATCTTAACTCTACAGAGAGAGCTCCACTTCCAGTTGAAGAGGCAAGAAAGCCAAGAGCCCCAAAACCTGCTGGTAGAAATGCTAATAAAAAACAAGCACCTCGTGGTAGAAAAGTTTCTCGTGATAAGAGGAAAAAATATGCAAAATCTACTCAAGAAGATGAAATTATTACTCATGTAGAAATTCCTGAAGATATTCGTGTTTATGAGTTTGCTGAAGCTCTTAATCGTCCAATCTCTGATATTATAAAAGTTCTTTTTGACCTTGGTATGATGATGACTAAAAATGATTTTCTTGGAAATGATGAGATAGAAATTTTATCAGAAGAGTTTGATGTTGAAGTAACTATTATTGATCCTAAAGATGAATTTACTCATAATGAGGAAGATATAGAGGAAGATCCAGATGCGACTGAGAGAGCTCCTGTTATTACAATTATGGGGCATGTTGATCATGGTAAAACTTCACTACTTGATGCTATTCGTGAAGCAAAAGTAACTGATGGTGAAGCAGGTGGTATTACTCAGCATATTGGTGCTTATACGATTGAGCAAAATGGTAAAGCAATTACGTTTATAGATACTCCTGGTCACGCTGCATTTTCGCACATGCGTCAACGTGGTACAGCGATAACAGATATAATTGTAATAGTTGTAGCTGCTGATGACGGTGTTAAGCCTCAGACTCTTGAAGTTATTAAACTTGCAAAAGAGTCTGGCGTTCCAGTTATTGTTGCACTAAATAAAATGGATAAAGAGACTGCACAGCCAGATATGGTTAAAGGTCAAATGGCAGAGCATGGTATGAATCCAGTTGATTGGGGTGGAGATATAGAATTTATTCCTGTTTCTGCAAAATCAGGTATGGGTATTGATGATTTACTTGAAAATATTCTTATTACTGCGGATGTTCTTGAGCTTAAGGCAAATGAAAATGCATTGGCTAAAGCTGTTGTTGTTGAATCTTCACTAGAAAAAGGTCGTGGCCCAGTTGCAACTGTTATCGTTCAAAACGGTACTCTTAAAGTTGGAGATTACGTTGTTTGTGGTGCTTCTTATGGTCGTATTAAAGCCTTAGTAAATGAGCATGGTAAACAGATAAAATTTCTTCTTCCAAGTCACACTGCCGTTGTAGCTGGTCTAAATGAAGTTCCTGCATCTGGTGAAATTATGATGACTATGAGTAGTGATAAAGAAGCTAAAGAGTACGCTCTAAAACGTCACGAGTATGACAGACATAAAGAGCTTTCACATAGTACTAAATCAACGTTAGAAGATATGACTTCTATGATTGCAGAGGGTAAACTTAAATCTCTTAAAGTAGTACTTAAAACTGATGTTCATGGTTCTCTTGAAGCAATTAGAACTTCACTTAATGAACTTAGAAATGATGAAGTTAAAATCAATGTTATCTCTGCAGGTGTAGGTGGAATAACTGAAAATGATGTTGAGTTAGTTTCTAATAGTGAAAACTGTGTACTTCTAGGTTTCAATGTTCGTCCTACTGGTAGCGTAAAAGCACTTGCTAAGCAAAGAAATGTTGATATTAGAACTTACTCTATAATTTATAAACTACTTGATGACATTACTGGTATGTTAACTGGTATGATGGCACCGAAATTCACTGAAGAAAATACTGGTCAAGCAGAAGTTAGAGAAGTATTTAAAATACCTAAGGGTATGGTTGCTGGTTGTGTTGTTGTTGATGGAAAACTTATTCGTGGTGGAATGGTTCGTGTTATCCGTGATGGCGTTGTTACATATGAGGGTGAACTTACTTCACTTAAACGTTTCAAAGACGATGTTGATGAAATCGGTAACGGTTATGAATGTGGTGTTGTTATTAAAGGTTATGACGATGTTGTACCTGGTGATATTCTTGAAACATTCAAAAAAGTTGAGCAAAAAGTTTCTCTGTGA
- the rbfA gene encoding 30S ribosome-binding factor RbfA — protein MNEAEIKIKRTESLLLELIPEALGQLNDNRLHELDIVEVKCSRGRSDAKVYINPHNYSEADKNTYLRQLRKASPIVENFCLKDQGWYRCPKLTFEFDTQLKKSQNIEDLFKKIAKDTNDES, from the coding sequence GTGAATGAAGCAGAAATAAAGATCAAGAGAACAGAGTCACTTCTCTTGGAATTGATTCCAGAAGCATTAGGTCAGTTAAATGACAATAGACTTCATGAATTAGATATTGTTGAAGTTAAATGTTCTCGCGGTAGAAGTGATGCAAAGGTTTATATAAACCCGCACAATTATTCTGAAGCAGATAAAAACACTTATCTTAGACAGCTTAGAAAAGCTTCTCCTATTGTAGAAAATTTTTGTCTCAAAGATCAAGGTTGGTATCGTTGTCCAAAATTAACTTTTGAGTTTGATACACAACTGAAAAAATCACAAAATATAGAAGACCTGTTTAAAAAGATTGCAAAGGATACTAACGATGAGTCTTGA
- a CDS encoding ribosome maturation factor RimP, producing the protein MSLESDINSLVKSVDLELYDATVVSENDETIYRISVISKEIVDGKRSGISLDACVNLTHLISPLLDVTPPVSGDYRLEVGSPGIERKLSSLKHFLLSIGENISLLLTNKEKYKGKLVKVKDSKIFLNVGDEKVEIDFYEILKAKTYFEW; encoded by the coding sequence ATGAGTCTTGAGAGTGATATAAATTCACTGGTAAAATCAGTTGATTTAGAGCTGTATGATGCTACTGTAGTAAGTGAAAATGATGAAACTATTTACCGTATAAGTGTGATTTCTAAAGAGATAGTTGATGGAAAACGTTCTGGTATTAGTTTAGACGCCTGTGTCAATTTAACTCATCTTATTTCTCCTTTACTAGACGTTACTCCTCCAGTTTCAGGTGATTATAGACTTGAAGTTGGCAGTCCTGGTATAGAGAGAAAGCTTTCTTCTTTAAAGCATTTTTTATTGTCAATAGGGGAAAATATTTCTCTTCTTTTAACAAATAAAGAGAAATACAAAGGTAAACTTGTAAAAGTTAAAGATTCAAAAATTTTCTTGAATGTCGGTGACGAAAAAGTTGAAATTGATTTTTATGAAATTTTAAAAGCTAAAACATATTTTGAATGGTAA
- the ribD gene encoding bifunctional diaminohydroxyphosphoribosylaminopyrimidine deaminase/5-amino-6-(5-phosphoribosylamino)uracil reductase RibD, with product MVIDSSFFINLALKEAWKYQGLTYPNPAVGCTIVSPKNELLSVEAHKKSGLPHAEVMALRTAYFKLTNDSKILELTSSSEIHTFLLNNHNNCFRDISLYTTLEPCSHIGKTPSCASLISALGIKKVFVGFNDINEEASGGTEILKKSGVDVQSSILEKKAYDLIAPFNKWKEDKFVFFKWAQRLNGSTDAGTISSIESRINVHKMRNVCDLLVIGGNTVREDRPTLDARLVHGKAPDVLIISRKKEFDKSIALFGVEGREVFIEDNFSLLNNYKNIMIEGSSNMFELTKDIVDYYLCYLAPTIGGKSGFEKVEEKFEILNIDQEDQDIIMWMKREK from the coding sequence ATGGTAATAGATAGTAGCTTTTTTATAAATCTAGCCTTGAAAGAGGCTTGGAAATATCAAGGTTTAACTTATCCAAATCCTGCAGTTGGATGCACAATTGTGAGTCCTAAAAATGAACTTTTATCAGTAGAAGCACACAAAAAATCAGGACTCCCACACGCTGAAGTCATGGCACTTCGAACTGCATACTTTAAATTAACAAATGACTCCAAAATACTAGAACTTACATCTTCAAGTGAAATTCATACATTTTTATTAAATAATCATAATAATTGCTTTAGAGATATTTCTTTATATACGACATTAGAACCATGCTCTCACATTGGCAAGACTCCGTCTTGTGCATCACTAATATCCGCACTTGGTATTAAAAAAGTTTTTGTAGGTTTTAATGATATTAATGAAGAAGCATCTGGTGGAACAGAGATTTTGAAAAAAAGTGGAGTTGATGTTCAAAGCTCTATATTAGAGAAAAAAGCTTATGACCTAATTGCACCATTTAATAAATGGAAAGAAGATAAGTTTGTCTTTTTTAAGTGGGCACAGAGATTAAATGGTAGTACAGATGCTGGAACAATAAGTTCTATAGAATCAAGAATTAATGTTCATAAAATGCGAAATGTGTGTGACCTGCTTGTAATAGGTGGAAATACAGTTAGAGAAGATAGACCAACTCTGGATGCTAGACTTGTTCATGGAAAAGCCCCAGATGTGTTAATAATATCAAGAAAAAAAGAGTTTGACAAATCTATAGCATTATTTGGTGTTGAAGGCAGAGAAGTTTTTATAGAAGATAACTTCTCACTCTTAAATAACTATAAAAACATTATGATAGAAGGTAGCTCGAACATGTTCGAGCTAACGAAAGATATTGTAGATTATTATCTTTGCTACTTAGCTCCAACAATTGGTGGGAAGAGTGGATTTGAAAAAGTAGAAGAAAAATTCGAGATTTTAAATATAGACCAAGAAGACCAAGATATAATAATGTGGATGAAAAGGGAAAAATAA
- the ubiE gene encoding bifunctional demethylmenaquinone methyltransferase/2-methoxy-6-polyprenyl-1,4-benzoquinol methylase UbiE, whose protein sequence is MQKQETQKQEKIVSMFDDIAPTYDTANRVMSMGVDKSWRRKACDLAYKFYAKDSVDKIVDVACGTGDMMDFWRSRSVSSGVAVGEIVGVDPSVGMVKVARKKYPKFNYHISKATEIPLEAGSADFLSITYGIRNVVEREKALVEFNRVLKKDGLVIILEFMKNENPSLLGQIRDFYMNKILPKVGGFISKNLEAYEYLPNSIEDFSTVENMQKELEAAGFEMLYTKSFSMDISTLLIARKK, encoded by the coding sequence ATGCAAAAACAAGAAACACAAAAACAAGAAAAAATTGTATCAATGTTTGATGATATCGCTCCAACGTATGACACTGCAAATCGTGTTATGAGTATGGGTGTAGATAAGAGCTGGAGACGTAAAGCTTGTGATTTAGCTTACAAATTTTATGCTAAAGATTCTGTTGATAAGATTGTTGATGTAGCTTGTGGAACCGGTGATATGATGGATTTCTGGCGTTCTCGCTCAGTTTCGTCAGGAGTAGCAGTAGGCGAGATTGTTGGAGTTGATCCATCTGTTGGTATGGTTAAGGTAGCTCGTAAGAAGTATCCTAAATTTAACTATCATATATCAAAAGCTACTGAGATTCCTCTTGAAGCTGGTAGTGCAGATTTTTTAAGTATTACTTATGGCATTAGAAATGTAGTTGAGAGAGAAAAGGCTTTAGTTGAGTTTAACAGAGTTCTTAAAAAAGATGGACTTGTTATAATTTTAGAGTTTATGAAAAATGAAAATCCGTCTCTACTTGGGCAGATAAGAGATTTTTATATGAATAAAATTTTACCTAAAGTAGGTGGGTTCATCTCTAAAAATTTAGAAGCTTATGAGTACTTGCCAAATTCTATAGAAGACTTTTCAACTGTAGAAAATATGCAAAAAGAGCTTGAAGCTGCTGGCTTTGAGATGCTTTATACTAAAAGCTTTTCAATGGATATCTCTACACTTTTAATAGCTAGAAAAAAATAA
- the xseA gene encoding exodeoxyribonuclease VII large subunit, giving the protein MNVLNVSSLNEQIQILLESTFSRVLVEGELSRITFHNSGHIYFTLKDSTSTLKAVMFKGNATKLKFQLKEGLKVILDGAITLYKPRGEYQINCFSIEPAGHGTLALAYEQLKQKLASKGYFEQSIKKQLPKFPSKIALITSATGAALQDMLRVANSRYRALEIDIYDVLVQGDSAASSIANAIIVSDTREYDFIVIGRGGGSIEDLWAFNEEIVADAIFRAKTPIVSAVGHEIDWLISDFVSDLRVPTPSAAMQMCLPDSNELYQTLDSLSVQYTQIVSQKIQSSKQELTHMYSLYSSHSIQRKLEQKMQEVKILKDSFFHAMSTKLNVAQSQVLNLQKMIESNHPKFKSKKGFAQISQDSKVIDISTLNVGDDFLAQSAEVSISAKVIKKENIL; this is encoded by the coding sequence TTGAATGTTTTAAATGTTTCATCATTAAATGAGCAGATTCAAATTCTTTTAGAGAGTACTTTTTCTCGAGTTCTTGTCGAAGGAGAGCTCTCTAGAATTACATTCCACAACAGCGGTCATATATACTTCACATTAAAAGATTCAACTTCAACTCTTAAAGCTGTAATGTTCAAGGGAAATGCAACAAAACTAAAATTTCAGTTAAAAGAGGGTCTCAAAGTCATTTTAGATGGTGCTATTACTCTTTATAAACCTCGTGGTGAATATCAGATAAATTGTTTCTCAATAGAACCAGCAGGACATGGTACTTTGGCTTTGGCATACGAGCAACTGAAACAAAAGCTTGCATCTAAAGGATATTTTGAGCAAAGTATAAAAAAACAACTTCCAAAATTTCCTTCTAAAATTGCTCTGATAACTTCAGCAACTGGTGCAGCTCTGCAAGATATGCTCCGCGTTGCAAACAGTAGATATAGAGCTTTGGAGATAGATATCTATGATGTTTTAGTTCAAGGAGACAGTGCAGCATCTTCAATAGCGAATGCCATTATTGTAAGTGATACAAGAGAGTATGATTTTATAGTAATAGGTCGTGGTGGCGGAAGTATTGAAGATCTATGGGCCTTTAACGAAGAAATTGTTGCAGATGCTATTTTTAGAGCAAAGACCCCTATTGTTTCAGCTGTTGGACATGAGATAGATTGGCTTATAAGTGATTTTGTATCAGATTTAAGAGTACCGACTCCAAGTGCAGCGATGCAGATGTGTCTTCCTGATTCAAATGAACTGTATCAGACTCTTGATTCATTATCAGTTCAATATACACAAATAGTGTCTCAAAAAATACAGAGTTCCAAGCAGGAACTTACTCATATGTATAGCTTATATTCTAGCCATTCAATTCAGAGAAAGCTAGAGCAGAAGATGCAAGAAGTGAAAATATTAAAAGACTCTTTTTTCCATGCTATGTCAACAAAACTCAATGTTGCTCAAAGTCAAGTTTTAAATCTGCAAAAGATGATAGAATCCAACCATCCAAAGTTTAAAAGTAAAAAAGGCTTTGCACAAATATCACAAGACTCAAAGGTTATAGATATTTCTACTCTTAATGTTGGAGATGATTTTTTAGCACAGAGTGCTGAAGTCAGTATAAGTGCAAAAGTGATAAAAAAGGAAAATATATTATGA
- a CDS encoding FmdE family protein yields the protein MSYPDFFDEIEVIKVKDQLSAILGAFSNGEYEFNYLDVVKSAGHSCPTVAGAYLITLEALKALYPGEVAVRGNIKVEFKESLQEGVAGVISNVVSQITGATDKSGFKGLAGKFARHSLMDFDSMIDSSARFTRVDTGKSVDVIYDPSSVMPNPNMQQLMQKMMGGLAQPVEIKEFGELWQDRVKRIFENTQSVIKVIEV from the coding sequence ATGAGTTATCCAGATTTTTTTGATGAAATAGAAGTTATAAAAGTTAAAGATCAACTTTCAGCTATTTTAGGTGCATTCTCAAATGGAGAATATGAATTTAACTATCTTGATGTAGTAAAATCAGCTGGACATAGTTGTCCAACTGTAGCAGGTGCTTATCTTATTACATTGGAGGCTCTTAAAGCTCTCTACCCAGGTGAAGTGGCAGTTCGTGGAAATATTAAAGTAGAGTTCAAAGAATCATTACAAGAAGGTGTTGCTGGTGTAATAAGCAATGTAGTTTCTCAAATAACAGGCGCTACTGATAAGAGTGGTTTTAAAGGATTAGCTGGAAAATTTGCAAGACACTCTCTAATGGATTTTGACTCAATGATAGACTCTTCTGCAAGGTTTACAAGAGTTGATACTGGTAAAAGTGTAGATGTTATTTACGATCCTTCATCTGTAATGCCAAATCCAAATATGCAGCAATTAATGCAAAAAATGATGGGTGGTTTGGCTCAACCAGTTGAGATTAAAGAGTTCGGTGAACTGTGGCAAGATAGAGTAAAAAGAATTTTTGAAAACACACAAAGTGTAATAAAAGTAATAGAGGTATAA